From Toxorhynchites rutilus septentrionalis strain SRP chromosome 2, ASM2978413v1, whole genome shotgun sequence, a single genomic window includes:
- the LOC129766219 gene encoding uncharacterized protein LOC129766219 has translation MYRQVLVHPDDVPLQRVIGRFSNDVPAQTYELLTVTYGLAPSAYLATRTLNQLAEDEGHNYPLGARALKENFYVDDFIGGAQTTDEALRLREELSQLLRKGGFSLRKWSTNQLQVLHGLNDDDIGTQSMLNFSPNETVKTLGIMWEPEADVLRFDSQLETNVEMSTKRSILSTIAKLFDPLGLISPIVVRAKILMQELWLLSCDWDDPVPKSILEKWEKYQRDLPLISTYRIKRCAFLPNSVLQLHTFADASETAYGACTYIRCEDAEGKVKDQLLGSKSKVAPLKRLTIPRLELCAAVLAAQLHQRIKQAININVSTSYFWSDSTVTLQWLKSPPNTWKTFVANRVSHMGVTGNTFQAKRIQQI, from the coding sequence ATGTATCGCCAAGTTCTGGTGCATCCCGATGACGTTCCACTGCAGCGTGTGATTGGGCGTTTTTCCAATGATGTTCCTGCTCAAACGTACGAACTGCTTACTGTCACATATGGCTTAGCTCCGTCAGCATACCTCGCTACACGTACGTTGAATCAATTAGCCGAAGATGAAGGCCACAATTACCCATTGGGAGCCCGTGCCTTGAAGGAAAACTTCTACGTTGACGATTTCATCGGTGGGGCCCAAACGACTGATGAAGCACTGCGTCTGCGAGAAGAATTGAGTCAACTCTTAAGGAAAGGTGGTTTCAGTCTACGAAAATGGTCTACAAATCAGCTACAAGTATTGCATGGACTGAACGATGATGACATCGGGACACAATCGATGCTAAATTTCAGCCCAAACGAAACGGTAAAAACGCTGGGAATTATGTGGGAACCAGAAGCAGATGTGCTGCGCTTCGATTCGCAACTAGAAACCAATGTCGAAATGTCAACTAAACGATCCATTCTCTCAACCATCGCCAAATTGTTCGACCCGTTAGGATTAATCTCACCAATAGTCGTGCGAGCAAAAATATTGATGCAAGAACTTTGGCTATTGTCTTGCGATTGGGATGACCCTGTTCCCAAAagtattttagaaaaatgggaaaaatatcAACGAGATTTGCCTCTTATTTCCACGTATCGTATCAAACGCTGTGCATTTCTCCCGAATTCTGTCCTTCAATTACACACCTTTGCTGATGCATCAGAAACTGCATACGGTGCATGCACATACATTCGTTGTGAAGACGCTGAAGGAAAAGTCAAGGATCAGCTGCTGGGCTCCAAATCAAAGGTAGCTCCACTCAAACGCTTAACAATTCCCCGCTTGGAACTCTGCGCCGCTGTTCTCGCTGCTCAACTTCACCAGCGTATAAAACAAGCCATTAACATTAATGTATCCACTTCATACTTTTGGTCAGATTCCACCGTCACTTTGCAGTGGTTGAAATCACCTCCAAACACCTGGAAAACGTTTGTGGCCAACCGAGTCTCACACATGGGTGTCACTGGAAATACGTTTCAGGCCAAGAGAATCCAGCAGATTTAG